The following are from one region of the Ornithorhynchus anatinus isolate Pmale09 chromosome X1, mOrnAna1.pri.v4, whole genome shotgun sequence genome:
- the LOC100075993 gene encoding hepatitis A virus cellular receptor 2-like — protein sequence MSIHFFFRWILMLLLVGCAASGQTVGVMGLSVTLPCSYSVPDETHLTSMCWGRGVCPLNRCGHEIIWTDGREVTYRRSSRYQLKGDLLKGEVSLTIANVTDADGGMYCCRVECTGWFNDKKVNLQLVIEQASNSTALLPAKDFPSEIPTYASTEGFNSASNSTTLSSVKDFPLVIPTHASTERYSSGNVLDRDALFLFLSLADFIVRARQYVTRGQRAPFISTLRTEVAGSSETSVQMNGTQSSNQGGQCCPIAVNVTVTQTSEGLRNRNQTEMTTAPDLWMTSSKGLYIGVSVFAGALLSLLLVILIFKWHIHNRKKMQSLSLISLYSPPPTGIRTAMESGIHAEENAYTIEENVYTTEENEFTTEENAYIIE from the exons ATGTCTATTCATTTCTTCTTCAGATGGATCCTGATGCTGCTTCTTGTAG gttGTGCAGCATCTGGGCAAACAGTAGGGGTGATGGGTCTCTCTGTCACCTTACCCTGTTCCTACTCAGTTCCTGATGAAACACATCTCACATCCATGTGCTGGGGTCGTGGAGTGTGCCCTCTGAATAGATGTGGGCATGAAATCATCTGGACCGATGGGAGGGAAGTGACCTACCGAAGGAGCAGCAGATACCAGTTGAAAGGGGATCTCCTCAAAGGGGAGGTCTCCCTGACTATAGCAAATGTGACCGATGCAGATGGCGGAATGTACTGCTGCCGGGTGGAGTGTACTGGTTGGTTTAATGATAAGAAAGTTAACCTACAGTTGGTGATTGAGCAAG CCAGCAATTCCACAGCTCTACTGCCAGCCAAGGACTTCCCTTCAGAAATACCAACTTATGCCTCCACGGAAGGCTTCAACTCAG CCAGCAACTCCACTACTCTATCGTCAGTCAAGGACTTCCCTTTAGTAATTCCAACACATGCCTCCACGGAACGATACAGCTCAGGTAATGTACTGGACAGAGATGCTCTCTTCTTGTTTCTGAGTTTGGCAGACTTCATAGTGCGAGCAAGGCAATATGTGACCCGGGGTCAGCGAG CCCCTTTTATTTCAACTCTGAGAACAGAGGTGGCAGGATCCTCTGAAACATCAGTTCAAATGAATGGGACCCAGTCCAGCAACCAGGGAGGACAGTGTTGCCCAATAG CTGTGAATGTAACAGTAACACAGACTTCGGAAGGCCTTCGAAATAGAAATCAAACA GAAATGACAACAGCACCAGATCTGTGGATGACCAGCAGCAAGGGGCTATATATTGGAGTCAGTGTTTTTGCAGGagcccttctcagtctccttttagTTATCCTTATTTTCAAAT GGCATATTCACAACCGCAAGAAGATGCAGAGTTTAAG TTTAATTTCACTCTATAGCCCCCCACCCACTGGAATACGGACCGCAATGGAGTCAGGCATTCATGCGGAAGAAAATGCATACACCATTGAGGAAAATGTTTATACCACTGAGGAAAATGAGTTCACCACAGAGGAAAATGCCTATATTATCGAATGA